Proteins from one Vibrio coralliirubri genomic window:
- a CDS encoding helix-turn-helix transcriptional regulator, with product MNHQYQVTIFRAEQLQKLRNVRILSPSVIQIISGSKRLFWKDSAAELSHSELLLCEASASLSFENMPHKGRFLSRVFSFQFQPSQAMLDLSEERSNDLGLPTVKADRNLQDSLNALFSFDTPSMSKETQQYWLQGLYQQLAEKGVLHRLFASANVSFSQKLSHYLSHSPDEKHPLESVAERFAMSRATLIRKLKLEGMQYREVLAEVRLSHALYLMQNGQQNVAMLAQSCGYQSEGRFSQRFKGKFGLSPSEYIKTVVSHRVASK from the coding sequence ATGAATCATCAATATCAAGTGACGATCTTTCGTGCAGAGCAGTTACAAAAACTGCGCAATGTGAGGATTCTATCCCCTAGTGTCATTCAGATCATTTCAGGCAGTAAGCGCCTGTTTTGGAAAGATTCAGCGGCAGAGCTCTCACATTCTGAGCTGCTGTTGTGTGAGGCATCAGCTTCACTAAGTTTTGAGAACATGCCCCACAAAGGGCGTTTCTTGTCGCGAGTATTCAGCTTCCAATTCCAACCTTCTCAGGCGATGCTTGATTTAAGTGAGGAACGCTCGAATGATCTGGGACTGCCTACAGTTAAAGCGGATCGAAACTTACAAGACTCACTCAATGCTCTGTTCTCGTTTGATACACCGAGCATGAGCAAAGAGACTCAACAGTATTGGTTGCAGGGCTTGTACCAGCAATTGGCCGAAAAAGGGGTGTTGCATCGACTGTTTGCCAGTGCCAACGTCTCGTTTAGCCAAAAGCTTAGCCATTATCTTTCACATTCACCAGATGAGAAGCATCCATTAGAGTCGGTGGCGGAGCGTTTTGCGATGAGCCGAGCCACGCTGATCCGAAAGCTCAAACTGGAAGGTATGCAATATCGTGAGGTATTAGCTGAAGTTCGCTTGAGTCACGCGCTTTATCTGATGCAAAACGGACAGCAGAATGTGGCGATGTTGGCTCAGTCTTGCGGTTACCAATCGGAAGGGCGTTTTAGTCAGCGCTTTAAAGGCAAATTTGGTTTGTCGCCAAGTGAATACATCAAGACCGTCGTCAGCCATAGAGTCGCGAGCAAATAA
- a CDS encoding DUF3404 domain-containing protein, with amino-acid sequence MRRFTLALCLIFWLPTLANAQSLQDKWQTLYQLSWQSSPILVSQQELAQYPKVLLHERSRYPDFNQFTWDDIAALASIQDHCQAIESNNPSLHDAIEFELALCQQQALDSIWFAAHSKRHPAGGSFADRYLAAYPDVSEQIRPFLSITNPQHPLHTKLESLTAQGREALLNGYRAWQQDDVLWLSGEQGWKAIPLDVWQPIAEQQEVSLAGETCTFRYSNVCLSEPSNDNLIMKTLIFSLLLTLLSGLARVLYLRTKQRKERQFVLQLLTHELRTPITSLGLTVEMFRNRYDDFTDETQSAVWRLISDYQRLSQLTENSKVYLSSDQSEPLLKQNASLEEWLDHVCEKHNISYQCEAREVELNLPYYWLTICLDNLIKNAKQHGKGKVLVKVELGDKLTIEVQDEGHFPSPIQRLMSRVTPSETRKLDNMGIGLTIVEHLMKQANGRLIILRNPTRCILEIAYEHPTAD; translated from the coding sequence ATGCGCAGGTTTACATTGGCTCTTTGCTTGATCTTTTGGCTCCCAACTCTAGCCAATGCCCAAAGTTTGCAAGATAAGTGGCAAACCCTGTATCAACTGAGCTGGCAATCATCCCCAATCTTAGTATCTCAACAAGAGTTAGCTCAATATCCGAAAGTTCTGCTCCATGAACGTAGCCGCTATCCTGATTTTAACCAATTCACTTGGGACGACATCGCAGCGTTAGCGTCAATACAAGATCACTGCCAAGCGATTGAAAGCAATAACCCTTCATTACATGACGCCATCGAGTTCGAGCTCGCTCTGTGTCAGCAACAAGCATTGGATTCTATTTGGTTTGCAGCACATTCCAAAAGACACCCTGCCGGTGGTAGCTTTGCTGATCGTTATTTAGCAGCTTACCCAGACGTAAGCGAGCAGATACGCCCATTTTTGAGTATTACCAACCCTCAGCACCCTTTACATACCAAGCTAGAATCGCTAACCGCTCAAGGCAGAGAAGCTCTGCTCAATGGATACCGCGCTTGGCAACAAGATGATGTGCTTTGGTTAAGTGGCGAACAAGGCTGGAAAGCCATTCCCTTAGATGTTTGGCAACCTATCGCAGAGCAACAAGAGGTATCTTTGGCAGGTGAAACCTGTACTTTTCGTTACAGCAACGTGTGCTTAAGCGAGCCTAGCAATGACAACCTGATCATGAAAACCTTGATATTTTCATTACTGTTAACGTTGCTTTCCGGCCTCGCTAGAGTCTTATACCTAAGAACAAAACAACGAAAAGAGAGGCAGTTCGTTTTACAGCTTCTTACTCATGAACTGCGCACGCCCATTACTAGCCTAGGTCTAACCGTCGAGATGTTCAGAAATCGCTACGATGACTTTACTGATGAAACTCAAAGTGCGGTTTGGCGTTTAATCTCTGACTATCAAAGGCTCTCTCAACTCACCGAAAACAGCAAAGTGTACCTAAGTTCGGATCAGTCAGAGCCTTTGTTAAAGCAAAACGCATCATTAGAAGAGTGGCTTGATCATGTATGTGAAAAGCACAATATTTCTTATCAATGTGAAGCGCGTGAAGTTGAACTGAACCTTCCCTATTACTGGCTAACCATCTGCTTGGATAATCTAATCAAGAATGCCAAACAACACGGTAAAGGTAAGGTGTTGGTAAAGGTCGAACTCGGAGACAAGCTGACGATTGAGGTACAAGACGAGGGGCACTTCCCTTCGCCGATACAACGACTCATGTCTCGTGTCACGCCAAGTGAAACGCGCAAACTGGATAACATGGGCATTGGCTTGACTATTGTCGAGCACTTGATGAAGCAAGCGAATGGCCGCCTCATTATTCTTCGTAACCCCACCCGATGTATTTTGGAAATTGCTTATGAACACCCTACTGCTGATTGA
- a CDS encoding YbhB/YbcL family Raf kinase inhibitor-like protein → MKLIIKSVLAISILAAGSAQAFELTSNDIQEGHPMAKTFEYSSWGCDGENLSPQLMWKDAPAGTKSFAITAYDPDAPTESGFWHWVAFDIPANVNELPRGVDISKVGGKEGRIDYGTVGYGGVCPPEKDGMHRYQFTVWALPKDKLNLDENTPSAVVGFTLNSMALDKAKLTATYTR, encoded by the coding sequence ATGAAACTCATCATCAAATCAGTATTGGCAATCAGTATTTTGGCTGCAGGCTCTGCTCAGGCGTTCGAATTAACCAGCAACGATATTCAAGAAGGTCACCCAATGGCGAAGACTTTTGAATACTCAAGTTGGGGTTGTGACGGCGAGAACCTATCACCACAATTGATGTGGAAAGATGCACCAGCAGGTACCAAAAGCTTTGCTATCACAGCTTATGATCCAGATGCACCGACTGAAAGTGGCTTCTGGCATTGGGTTGCGTTTGATATCCCTGCAAATGTGAACGAGCTACCTCGCGGTGTCGACATCTCTAAAGTCGGTGGCAAAGAAGGTCGCATTGATTACGGTACAGTTGGCTACGGTGGTGTTTGTCCTCCAGAAAAAGATGGCATGCACCGTTACCAGTTCACGGTTTGGGCATTACCAAAGGATAAGCTCAACCTAGACGAAAACACGCCATCGGCTGTGGTTGGATTCACGTTGAACAGCATGGCTTTAGACAAAGCGAAACTGACGGCAACTTATACACGTTAA